One Falco peregrinus isolate bFalPer1 chromosome W, bFalPer1.pri, whole genome shotgun sequence genomic window, aagtggttagccaaggtgaaacattaaaccagttttcataccatgacctgcccGCCTCACGATTTTTCTTACGTTGATCTaaccttttccggagttcagacatggtgtCCTGGACTACTCCTGTATGGTcagcaaaagaacaacattCTTCATTGAGAGCTACACATAACCCTCCTTCCTTTAAGAACAATAGATCTAAtcctcttctattttgcagcactactTCTGATAAAGACTTTACTGAAGTGGCTAAATTTTGGATAGATTGTTCTATTTTTGCTAAATCCTCATctacagccatctgcaaactttgtaaTTCCTGACCTTTTACTAGGGAGGCTAtgcctgtacctgctccaacTCCGCCCGCTATCAGCAGTGTAGCTAGGGTTACCACTGTAATTGGCTCTCGTTTTTGTCTATTCAGGTCTCCTTCAAAGTGGCGTAACACCTCCTCAGAGGTGTGATAGATCAGACGAGGAACAATAATCACCTGTACGCAAAACTGAGATTGACTAAACACATTTAGGGATAGGCAAGGCGTTACTCCGATGTCTGAACAAACTCATTTAGCTCCTGGTGTCGGGATAGcccatttgtcattttgattctTGTGTTTCTCTATATTGGTGTTAGTGACTGTTCGGTTGCACAAAGGCTGATACTTTTCGGGCACTGTACctatacattttccttgacCTGTTACTAATTGAATAGTAATTCCTTGCGTATGGTTCCTCTGGTCATTCCATGGGCATTCTCGTGGGTTTGAACCATTAGACCATCGAATCCTTCCTGGTTTTCCAATTGCCTCAAAATATGGTGGTCTAACATTATAACATAACCAGCATTCCTCAgttaaatttggtttgctttcattgaGGGCACGATAAGAGGCTTGCATTAGATTCCATAAGGGGTCGTTGGATTCTGACAACTCTAGATCCCTGGATAAGGAGAATTCAGTCACAATGTCATTAGCTGTTTCCGAAAGGGAGTCTGGAGAAGGGGTTACGACAATTACGGGGGCAaccttttcttcagagaaagtgGGTGGATTCAGGACCAGGTTTGGTCCTACTGGTAAAGGATCGTGGGGCATCGGTCTcttcattatttgaaaaattcctCCTCTGTCTGCACCTGTTTCCCAATATCTAATTCCCCAATATTTCCCTGCCAGCCAAAAGTCCTGAGCAGGATTTTTTATAGTTATATTGATGCCCACACAAGGAATCGGTTTACTTAAGCAATGACCCCACCGGTCTCCGTGTAATTTAGGTCTCTCGCATCCTTCCAGTGACCACTTTATTTCTAGATATTGGTCTCCAGGTGCGGACCACTCAGAGGCCCATGTTTCGCACCCCCAATATGCACAGTAATAATGACCTGGAGAATTACAGTATCCTTTACCAGGGTTTGATGCTGGACATATATAAATTGGTTTACATATATCCGCTTCATCTCTACGATCTTCTTCAGTAATTGGATCATGCAAACTCACATTGAAACTAACTGTGTAGTTCGTGCTTGGATTGGATTACTTGgatattttatgtttgttattGTCCAGTTCATAGGTTCATGAGGGTTTCCATTTGCTTGGGTTATTATCAATAACAAAACTAACGGTATACCAGGAAAAAGGGTGTCTGTCAATTTTGCtaatttaagtatatttttaccagtcctggggaagttcggccattgttgctttagtgtcccattgttctggttctgttctccacagtttgttcctcctctgccttgcccgtcgactcggttgcttcgagccacggggtgtaccatcttctcggcagcaagggaattcttcaggagaacagCTGCTTcgggctttctgcctgtttacataggcttcccactttgcagctttaactAATGGGGCAAAGCAAGACACGGTTAGTACTTCCCTTCTGCACTTTATAGCCAAGATTTCAGCTACAAAGGGGACTGGTTCGGTGGAGTGGTAACAATAATATTGAGGGTTTattcctttggcaaaaatttCCCACCACTCATGGGATTCTcgaataatttcttgtttagactctaattgttttaatttccactcaGTAAGAGTTCTTTGGATTTTCCAACACTGTGTGCAAACTCCTATTGGAGGGTATCCACATTCACAGTGTGTCCACCATTTATTCTGGCATACCTTACAcctgaaacaagcaaatggaTAACAATTGCAGTTCAAATTATTACATCTAATTCATATATCTAGAGTGCATATATTATTTACATCAGCATATCTTCTATACTTGATATTGTGTGGTTGCATAAGTTTAGCAATTTCCTTCAACACACTTTGTACGCTTCCATatataatagataaaaaaagaaataattatagcaaatataaacaacaaTACACACTTTATACCAAAAGGTAATGcggcaaaataatcaaataaagtctCTATCATTACGTTATCTTTTCAGGGTTATCTTGGTGTCACCTGGAGTACTGATTACTTTCCAGTGGGGTCTCGTCACTGGGCCTTTAATGCGACTAGCATGAGTCCATCCACGCTCAGCAGTCCGGACAGCTGTTTCTGTTGTATGCAAAACAAGATAAGGTCCCTCCCAATTGGGTTTTagggtttcttctttccacgTTTTAACCAATACCCAGTCCCCAGGTTTAAgattatgaatttttaagtcCAACGGTGGTCGTTGTACAATCAGTCCATGTTCCCAAAGCTTGTTACGATGTTCTGCTAATTGTGAAACATATTCATTAATCACACGGTCtcgaattaaaacatttgtttgtggaCTTTCAATTCTATAGGACATTCCATACACCATTTCAAACGCTGATATTCCTACATCTGCTCGGGGTCTGGTTCTGAGAATTAATAGTGCCATGGGTAGGCACTTAATCCATGATAATTTGGCTTCTATCATTAATTtagtcaaaatagttttgatttctcCATTCATCCTTTCAACTTTTCCCGAACTTTGTGGATGTCATGGCGTATGGTATTCCCACTTAATACCCAAGCTTTCTGTTAGATCTCTAACAATTTTTGACACAAAGTGTGTTCCTCTGTCCGAGTCAATTACTTCAGGTACTCCATATCGAGGTATAATGTGTTCAAGTAACACTTTAGTAACTTGGTTAGCAGTTGCCTTGAAGGTAGGAAAAGCCTCAACATAATGTGTTAAATGATCCACcattactaataaatatttgtaacgCCCTACCCTGGGTAGTTCAGTAAAATCCACTTGTATGTGTGAGAAAGGTCTGTATGCTGGGGAACGTCCTCCAAGAGGCTTTTGTCTCATGTTGTTTCGATTAACCTTTTTACAGGTCTCGCAGGCTGCCGTGACTGTCTTTGCTATGTTATATACGCCTATACAGGCAAACTGTTGATTGAAATGATCAACTAATGCCTGGGTTCCCCAGTGTgttttactatgtatttttgaaaatatttcaagtgctaTGCCCTTCGGCAAAACTTCTCTCCCATCTGGCAATATGTACTTACCATCCTGTTCCTTAGCTCCCATTTGttctagtttttccttttctgcagactcaAAACTCAAATTTTTACTAACAGGTATTTGTTGTATAGTTAAAATCGTACTATAATTGCCTGCCACTcgttttgcttctgtatcagctgcattaTTTCCCCTAACTTGGTAACTTGTACCTCGCTGGTGTCCCTTTATATGTACAACTGCTATTTTATTCGGCATTTTTAATGCCTCCAGAACTCGCCGAATTAATTCCGGGTGTAtcagttcttttccctgtgagttAACgaatcctctttcttcccatattTTCCCAAAAGTGTGTACTACTCCGAACGCATAGCGTGAGTCTGTATATATAGttccatcctttcccttcagTGACACTAATGCTTTCCACAATGCATATAGTTCACAGGCTTGAGCCGACCAGCTGGCACTCAGGGGGCCTGATTCTATTGtcttaaattctcctttttccaaCTTAACGATGGCATATCCGGACAATCGTTTACCTTCCACTATTCGTGATGACCCATCTATAAATAATACTTCTCCACATTGTagttcttcttcttctaagTCTGGCCTAATGCGTGTCTGCTGTTcaattgtttgaaaacaattgtGCAATAGTTCATTACCTTCTCCTGGGTACAAAAATTCAGCGGGGTTAACTGCTCcaatagttttcaaagataGTTTAGGGGATTCTATAAGTATTCCCTCATACTTTAATAATCGGCTAtctgtaagccatttttctgctttttgttgtaacaCTCCCCTGATATTATGAGGCGCATATAAGACAACTTCTCCATTAAAGGTAATGCGATTCGTTTCCTCAAGTaataaggcagcagcaacaatgatTTGTAAACAACTCGGCCAACCCCTGCTCACAGGGTCCAACAGCTTTGATAGGTATGCCACCGGTTTCTTTTGTCCGGCCCATTCCTGAGTTAATACTCCGAATGCCGTTCCTTCATGTAtgttaacaaataaatggaatggccGCTTTAAATCTGGTAGGCTTAAAACCGGTGCTTGGCTTAGCTCCCTTTTGAGACTGGCAAACTGCTCTTGATCCTGAGGGGTCCACTTGGGCATTTTGTCTTTAGACAGTTGTTCAT contains:
- the LOC129783180 gene encoding uncharacterized protein LOC129783180; translation: MGELLLVPEAEFNLLGRDLIVELQLEIKVKNQELTVSAYPLTVDDQKQINPDVWYSPDTISRLEIPPIKIQISEPHIPVRVRQYPISLEGRRGLKPEIDQLLAQGILEPCMSPFNTPILPVKKPNGKYRLVHDLREINKRTITRFPVVANPYTLLSKLGPHNSWYSVADLKDAFWACPLAEECRDYFAFEWEDIETGRRQQLRWTVLPQGFTESPNLFGQALEELLKEYQVQTGNVLLQYVDDLLIAGNNKEDVRKESIRLLNFLAQKGLRVSQEKLQFVEEKVKYLGHYLFNGEKILDPERIKGILELPMPVTKRQIRQALGLFGYCRQWIENYSFKVKFLYEQLSKDKMPKWTPQDQEQFASLKRELSQAPVLSLPDLKRPFHLFVNIHEGTAFGVLTQEWAGQKKPVAYLSKLLDPVSRGWPSCLQIIVAAALLLEETNRITFNGEVVLYAPHNIRGVLQQKAEKWLTDSRLLKYEGILIESPKLSLKTIGAVNPAEFLYPGEGNELLHNCFQTIEQQTRIRPDLEEEELQCGEVLFIDGSSRIVEGKRLSGYAIVKLEKGEFKTIESGPLSASWSAQACELYALWKALVSLKGKDGTIYTDSRYAFGVVHTFGKIWEERGFVNSQGKELIHPELIRRVLEALKMPNKIAVVHIKGHQRGTSYQVRGNNAADTEAKRVAGNYSTILTIQQIPVSKNLSFESAEKEKLEQMGAKEQDETAVRTAERGWTHASRIKGPVTRPHWKVISTPVKAAKWEAYVNRQKARSSCSPEEFPCCREDGTPRGSKQPSRRARQRRNKLWRTEPEQWDTKATMAELPQDW